The Ooceraea biroi isolate clonal line C1 chromosome 11, Obir_v5.4, whole genome shotgun sequence genome includes a region encoding these proteins:
- the LOC113562898 gene encoding uncharacterized protein LOC113562898, translated as MEWCVCHFVIDNSVEVIPKKWIINESQCVWPLTTKSSKLSELIKKREIPQDNWKTISVKILGQCDDYKTAQRKCKRALDRDNLSSLSECTEHGKGLRVPKRKRKNSDTGTDTESKSSKEELSSINFPTYRADIQIRLYFYQIWHIKVRLSEKNNEQL; from the exons atggAATGGTGCGTTTGCCATTTTGTAATAGATAACTCTGTAGAAGTTATCCCAAAGAAGTGGATAATTAATGAAAGCCAATGTGTGTGGCCATTGACAACAAAATCATCTAAATTATCCgagcttattaaaaaaagagagattccACAAGATAATTGGAAAACAATTAGTGTCAAAATTTTAGGACAATGTG ACGACTATAAAACAGctcaaagaaaatgcaaaagagCATTGGATAGAGATAATCTCTCATCACTATCTGAATGTACTGAACATGGAAAAGGACTTCGTGTACCgaaacgtaaaagaaaaaacagtGATACAGGCACAGATACGGAAAGCAAGTCTAGCAAAGAGGAATTGTCATCCATTAATTTTCCGACATACAGGGCAGATATACAGATAAGActgtatttttatcaaatttggCACATAAAGGTACGGTtaagtgaaaaaaataatgaacaaTTGTAA
- the LOC105286918 gene encoding putative nuclease HARBI1, producing the protein MVSPSGNIAGNSINKMKLKEVGQSADKRQVLCALNFYGQGSYQKGVGVDSKLSIAQPTVSIILKEVTTAINERLLRRWIRFPTTPQEIQEIVQRNYNKTRIPGLVGFVDGTNVTIKIPAINEGLYVNRKGYHAQHVQIICDSNLNILNIIARYPGSSHNSFVWRTSYVRHLLRTQYETGNHCWIFGDSGYPLEPWLLTPFPEPQPDTREAYFNECHSSTRNAVERCIGVLKKRFRCLLRYRTLEYTPQKAGEIINACATLHNMCMLANLPDPPDLEAAIAALENDMDNIEVVPVPEGRALFNEDQRTRDRLAARIL; encoded by the exons ATGGTATCGCCTAGTGGTAATATAGCtggaaatagtataaataaaatgaaactaaaagAAGTCGGACAATCAGCGGATAAACGCCAA gTACTGTGTGCTTTAAACTTTTACGGTCAAGGAAGTTATCAAAAAGGTGTTGGAGTGGACAGTAAATTGAGTATTGCTCAACCTACCGTTAGTATTATTCTTAAAGAAGTCACAACAGCAATTAATGAACGACTGCTTAGACGGTGGATACGCTTCCCAACAACTCCACAGGAGATACAAGAGATTGTGCAGAG aaattataataaaactagaATTCCCGGATTAGTGGGATTTGTTGACGGTACGAATGTGACCATAAAAATACCAGCAATAAACGAAGGACTATACGTAAATAGAAAAGGATATCATGCACAACATGTACAAATT ATATGCGATTCCAATTTGaacatattaaacattatagcAAGATATCCAGGTTCCAGCCATAACTCCTTTGTATGGAGGACTTCTTATGTAAGACATCTTCTTCGAACACAGTACGAAACTGGAAATCACTGTTGGATCTTTG GAGACTCTGGATATCCTTTGGAGCCATGGCTTTTAACACCCTTTCCGGAACCACAGCCCGATACAAGAGAGGCGTATTTCAATGAATGTCACAGTAGTACACGAAATGCAGTGGAACGCTGCATAGGAGTATTAAAAAAACGATTCCGATGCCTTCTTCGGTATCGTACTTTAGAATATACACCCCAGAAAGCAGGTGAAATCATTAATGCTTGTGCAACATTGCACAATATGTGTATGCTGGCTAATTTGCCTGATCCTCCGGATCTTGAAGCAGCTATTGCAGCATTAGAAAATGATATGGATAATATAGAGGTTGTACCAGTACCGGAGGGTCGAGCTTTATTCAATGAAGACCAACGTACACGCGATAGACTTGCTGCccgaatattataa
- the LOC105286917 gene encoding uncharacterized protein LOC105286917 produces MGDSIRKKTTTEQRLIMLHFMEEHRDLAQNRIQGPNGKKQVALLWEQLATKLNSCVSGSTKSIDKWIKSWRDWRTNTKAKAAKNRNYCRGTGGGGPSPAPLLEIEERLISLIGVESVTGHSNVIDPAEILTFKFSMK; encoded by the exons ATGGGAGACAGC ATAAGAAAGAAGACCACAACGGAACAGCGACTTATTATGTTGCATTTTATGGAAGAGCATCGAGACCTAGCTCAAAATCGAATACAAGGCCCAAACGGAAAGAAACAAGTAGCTCTTTTATGGGAACAGCTTGCAACAAAGTTAAATAGCTGTGTTAGTGGAAGCACTAAATCTATCGATAAGTGGATAAAG TCATGGAGAGATTGGCGCACAAATACAAAGGCAAAAGCagcaaaaaatagaaattattgtcgAGGCACTGGAGGAGGCGGTCCTAGTCCTGCTCCTCTTCTTGAAATAGAAGaaagattaatttctttaataggCGTGGAATCAGTTACTGGACACTCTAATGTGATAGATCCTGCAGAG ATATTGACGTTCAAATTTTCCATGAAATGA